A region from the Vicinamibacteria bacterium genome encodes:
- a CDS encoding DinB family protein, whose translation MTRDEALTLFSYDSWANDHMFEAVSRIGRDALHEDRGSSHRSIFGTLLHIVAAEEVWLSRWNKRPLAKLTGVDDVPTLDSLRLFWDSVREARDRFVGGLADDVGGDVTITTTEGDRYRHSFADMFRHLVNHSSYHRGQVAAMLRQIGEAPPATDLIRFYRERSTQSSTQAR comes from the coding sequence GTGACACGCGACGAAGCCTTGACTCTCTTTTCGTACGACAGCTGGGCCAACGACCACATGTTCGAGGCCGTTTCGCGGATCGGCCGGGATGCGCTTCACGAGGACCGAGGCAGCTCGCATCGCAGCATCTTCGGAACGCTCTTGCACATCGTCGCCGCCGAAGAGGTCTGGCTCTCTCGCTGGAACAAACGGCCGCTGGCAAAGCTAACCGGGGTGGACGACGTCCCGACGCTCGATTCGTTGCGCCTTTTTTGGGATTCGGTGCGCGAGGCACGAGATCGTTTCGTCGGCGGGCTCGCGGACGATGTCGGCGGTGACGTCACGATCACGACGACCGAGGGCGACCGATATCGGCACAGTTTCGCCGATATGTTCCGCCATCTCGTGAACCACTCTTCGTACCACCGGGGACAGGTGGCGGCCATGCTCCGGCAAATCGGCGAAGCTCCCCCGGCGACCGACTTGATTCGCTTCTATCGAGAGCGGTC